The genomic window AGAAAAAGAGTATTTATCCCACTTGCCAAGAAGACATATCGTTGAATCATATGTAGACCGCTCTGTTAAGGTTAAAGTCCAAAAAGATTCATTGATATACTACAAAGGGAATAAATACTCCGTTCCAATAGAATACATAGGAAAAACAGTTAATCTAAAAATTAATGAAAACTACCTGTACGTGTATTATACCACAGAGTTAATAGCAGTCCATGAAATAACAGACCAAAAAATTAATTATCTTAGTAATCACTATATGGCATTAATGAGAAAGCATATAAAAGACAGCAGTAAATTAAAAGAAGTATGTGAGAATAATTTAAATAATCTGGATAAATTCTTGCGGGAGGGAAATGTATGAATGTTTATATAAAATTACAAAACAATCTGGAAGAATTGAATCTAATAAATATGAAAAATAATCTGGATAAATATATAAACTTAATAAATAGCGGAGAAAAAAGCATAGTAGAAGCATTATATGAACTAAGTGAATTGGAATTAAAAGCAAAAGAAAAAAGAGCTATTGCTTCAGTAGTAAAAGTTGCTAA from Thermosipho affectus includes these protein-coding regions:
- a CDS encoding Mu transposase domain-containing protein — translated: EKEYLSHLPRRHIVESYVDRSVKVKVQKDSLIYYKGNKYSVPIEYIGKTVNLKINENYLYVYYTTELIAVHEITDQKINYLSNHYMALMRKHIKDSSKLKEVCENNLNNLDKFLREGNV